Proteins encoded in a region of the Benincasa hispida cultivar B227 chromosome 2, ASM972705v1, whole genome shotgun sequence genome:
- the LOC120072132 gene encoding probable glucan endo-1,3-beta-glucosidase BG5 has product MAKLAQIIFLMASIIMAATIVRAYNVLLGVCLGLSGDNLPPPWKMVQLCKKYSIRRIRLDEPNIDVLNAFRGAEIDLSFGIPNDMLTDMATNKALVEEWFNTYIKPFVNEFKINYVIVGDKAIPGLDICILPVMMSFQDLLNANYIGQVKLTTLVGYNAALAYKDPPSSGAFHPTISENMRGILKFLSEEGSPLMVSVFPYRKYMFDGGISLNYAIFNETEPVVRDGELNYYNLFDAMVEAVYAAIDKEAVGDVTVVVGETGWPTCGSDDDATPAIAEEYNKKFVSHICSGKGTPRKPNVFLEGFIQSIFNEDEKPQGDSQCYGMFDINMNPIYSLSLVQ; this is encoded by the exons atggcCAAACTTGCCCAAATTATCTTCTTAATGGCTTCCATAATAATGGCCGCTACCATCGTCAGAGCATACAATGTTCTTCTCGGCGTCTGCTTAGGCCTCAGCGGCGACAACCTACCTCCACCGTGGAAGATGGTGCAACTCTGTAAAAAATATAGCATTCGTCGGATCCGATTGGATGAACCAAACATCGATGTTTTGAATGCATTTCGCGGTGCGGAAATTGACCTCTCTTTCGGCATACCAAATGACATGTTAACGGATATGGCCACAAATAAAGCTCTTGTAGAAGAGTGGTTCAATACCTACATTAAACCCTTCGTTAATGAGTTCAAAATTAATTACGTCATTGTTGGCGACAAGGCCATCCCAGGCCTTGACATTTGCATATTGCCAGTCATGATGTCCTTTCAAGATCTCCTCAATGCAAACTATATTGGACAAGTGAAGCTCACTACGTTGGTCGG GTACAACGCAGCATTAGCCTATAAAGACCCTCCATCGAGCGGGGCATTCCATCCAACTATAAGCGAGAACATGAGAGGCATCCTCAAATTCTTATCAGAAGAAGGGTCACCTTTGATGGTTAGTGTATTCCCATATCGAAAATATATGTTTGATGGGGGTATAAGTTTGAATTACGCGATATTTAACGAGACAGAGCCAGTAGTTCGTGATGGAGAATTGAACTATTACAACTTGTTCGATGCAATGGTGGAAGCAGTTTATGCAGCTATCGACAAAGAAGCGGTCGGAGATGTGACTGTTGTAGTTGGAGAAACTGGGTGGCCGACTTGTGGAAGCGATGATGATGCAACGCCGGCGATTGCGGAGGAGTACAACAAGAAATTTGTGAGTCATATTTGCTCTGGCAAGGGGACACCAAGGAAGCCAAATGTTTTTCTTGAAGGTTTCATACAAAGTATATTCAATGAAGATGAGAAGCCTCAAGGGGACTCACAATGCTATGGGATGTTTGATATCAACATGAACCCtatttattcattatctttaGTGCAATGA